A window from Triticum aestivum cultivar Chinese Spring chromosome 6D, IWGSC CS RefSeq v2.1, whole genome shotgun sequence encodes these proteins:
- the LOC123140988 gene encoding beta-fructofuranosidase, insoluble isoenzyme 4 produces the protein MFHHRHGCGWPFLLLLLLLLFPFDESSLLRGQAAAADSHRVVLYPQSTRVSSIVSSKYRTAFHFQPPKNWINDPNGPLYYKGLYHLFYQYNPGSVVPGNKTWAHSVSADLVNWLRLESALDRTEPYDAKGCWSGSVTVLADGRPAILYTGADDVKNQAQCIAFPSNSSDPYLREWTKPSSNPVIRPDGPGLTPNQFRDPTTGWTGPDGQWRIAVGAELDGYSAALLYKSEDFVSWSRVDHLLYSSNSSTMWECPDFFAALPGNTSGLDLSAAIPNRAKHVLKMSLDSCDKYMVGVYDLEADKFVPDNVVDDRRLWLRIDYGNYYASKSFFDAKKGRRIIWGWANESDSSSDDAAKGWAGIQALPRTIWLDSDGSQLLQWPVEEVESLRRNETNHQGIELKKGDMFEIKGTDTLQADVEIEFEPGTMDEADAFDPSWLLNTEKHCREADASAPGGLGPFGLVVLASDDMEEHTAVHFRVYKSKHKHMILMCSDLRRSSLRSGLYTPAYGGFFEFDLEKEKKISLRTLIDRSAVESFGGGGRVCIMARVYPVALVDDRGAHMYAFNNGTTAVMVSQLKAWSMKRAQVNVKKG, from the exons ATGTTCCACCATCGCCATGGCTGTGGCTGgccctttctcctcctcctcctcctcctgcttttCCCCTTTGATGAATCTTCTCTCTTGCGCGGACAAGCGGCGGCCGCCGATAGTCATAGGGTCGTCCTGTACCCTCAGTCCACGAGGGTCTCGTCCATCGTGAGCAGCAAGTACAGGACCGCCTTCCATTTCCAGCCACCCAAGAACTGGATCAACG ATCCAAATG GACCTCTGTACTACAAGGGCTTGTACCATCTCTTCTACCAGTACAACCCAGGCAGTGTGGTCCCGGGCAACAAGACCTGGGCCCATTCGGTCTCCGCCGACCTCGTCAACTGGCTCAGGCTCGAGTCGGCATTGGACCGGACCGAGCCCTACGACGCCAAGGGCTGCTGGTCCGGCTCGGTCACTGTCCTCGCCGATGGCCGGCCAGCCATCCTCTACACCGGCGCAGACGACGTGAAGAACCAGGCCCAGTGCATCGCCTTCCCCAGTAACAGCTCTGACCCGTACCTCAGGGAATGGACCAAGCCCAGCAGCAACCCGGTGATCCGGCCGGATGGGCCGGGTCTGACCCCAAACCAGTTCAGGGATCCGACGACCGGCTGGACCGGACCGGACGGGCAGTGGAGGATAGCAGTTGGGGCCGAGCTGGACGGCTACAGTGCGGCACTCTTGTACAAGAGTGAGGACTTTGTGAGTTGGAGCAGGGTTGATCACCTGCTCTACTCCTCCAACTCATCCACCATGTGGGAGTGCCCCGACTTCTTCGCGGCACTGCCTGGCAACACCAGTGGACTGGACCTCTCCGCGGCGATCCCAAATCGCGCCAAGCATGTCCTCAAGATGAGCCTAGATTCCTGTGACAAGTACATGGTTGGGGTATATGATCTGGAGGCCGATAAGTTTGTGCCGGATAATGTCGTGGATGATAGGCGTCTGTGGCTGAGGATCGACTATGGCAATTACTATGCGTCAAAGTCATTCTTCGACGCAAAAAAGGGAAGGAGGATCATATGGGGCTGGGCTAATGAGTCAGATAGTTCGTCGGATGATGCCGCAAAAGGTTGGGCTGGGATCCAG GCGCTCCCCAGGACAATATGGTTAGACAGTGATGGCAGTCAGTTGCTGCAATGGCCCGTTGAAGAGGTCGAGTCCCTTCGAAGAAATGAAACTAATCATCAAGGAATAGAGCTGAAAAAGGGTGACATGTTTGAGATCAAGGGGACTGATACTTTGCAG GCGGATGTGGAGATAGAGTTTGAGCCGGGAACCATGGATGAAGCTGATGCTTTTGATCCTTCCTGGCTATTGAACACGGAGAAGCATTGCAGGGAAGCAGATGCATCAGCTCCTGGTGGCCTGGGGCCATTTGGGCTTGTGGTTCTAGCCTCTGAtgacatggaggagcacactgccgtGCACTTCAGAGtctacaaatcaaagcacaagcacaTGATTCTTATGTGCTCTGACCTAAGAAG GTCGTCCCTGAGATCAGGGCTGTACACACCGGCCTATGGAGGCTTCTTCGAATTTGACCTTGAAAAGGAAAAGAAGATATCTTTGAGAACATTG ATCGATCGTTCTGCGGTGGAGAGCTTTGGTGGTGGTGGCAGGGTCTGCATCATGGCTAGGGTCTACCCGGTCGCGCTGGTCGATGACAGAGGCGCTCATATGTATGCTTTTAACAATGGCACGACCGCGGTAATGGTGTCACAGCTCAAGGCATGGAGCATGAAGAGGGCACAGGTGAATGTGAAGAAGGGATGA
- the LOC123140989 gene encoding receptor like protein 22 → MVATPILHHLHILTLLLICSCSMHASANTTTTVTVPCLPDQASALLHLKHSFTHANLPSWRDGEDCCRWEGVACDAASGRVISLNLSSIDAAIRRVDPALLNLTSLKILSLSTTRISVGLSSLSKLPSLSSLELHGSSSWNPAGPELSSVGDIRQLTSLRLEGYDLSWSQTSWIGNLTGLVYLRMNSCSFTGPMPDQIGTLAKLTLLDLENCNYTGQPVPSWIGNLTRLTKLGIQGCRHPGSIPSAIANLTRLEVIRLGNNSLVGKIPQSLFAFPALKVLSLKNNQLSGHLEDIPFPLYSSLSTVEINDNQLTGHIPKSILQLKHLEYLNLESNRLSGTIKLSPFWRLEKLFFLSLSNNKISIADEEGGDVLNSLPNIYQIHLASCNLTKFPGSLRYLDKVSVLDLSSNQINDVIPSWVWENWKNQLESLNLSRNMFTALEKFPSLVHMPNLTVLDLSFNRLQGSIPIPVTAMPGKVLDYSNNNFSSILPDFGRYIRSFYLNLSKNKLNGHVPSSICSASNLNILDLSYNNFSGSLPSCLIGSGKLAVLKLRENQFNGTLPENIREECKFRTIDLNRNQIEGELPRSLSNCQQLELLDVGNNQVRGSFPSWLGILPKLRVLVLRSNQLNGTIRDLDGDCGTINQFPSLQILCLASNRFYGHLPKGWFNKFKAMMENVNEEGRVLGYYTNTTHGFYQDTVTITLKGSNLIFTKILTTFKAIDFSNNSFDGPIPESIGNLVSLHGVNMSSNNFTGQMPSSLSNLSQLESLDLSWNRISGEIPQVLTSLTSLAWLNLSYNNLVGRIPQGNQFLSFPNSSFEGNVGLCGGPLSKQCETTDSTASSALAPPEPYNLWQDRLDAILLFTFVGLGFGVGFASAITFRMFCHIKGLDCKQW, encoded by the exons ATGGTGGCTACTCCCATTCTGCACCACCTCCACATCCTCACGCTCCTCCTCATATGCTCCTGTTCCATGCACGCTTcagccaacaccaccaccaccgtcaccgTCCCCTGCCTCCCAGACCAAGCCTCAGCCCTCCTCCACCTCAAACATTCCTTCACCCATGCAAACCTACCGTCATGGCGAGACGGAGAGGACTGCTGCCGCTGGGAGGGCGTCGCCTGCGACGCAGCCTCCGGAAGGGTCATCTCCCTGAACCTCAGCAGCATCGACGCGGCGATCCGCCGTGTCGACCCCGCACTCCTCAACCTCACCTCCCTCAAGATCCTGAGCCTCAGCACCACACGCATTTCCGTGGGGCTATCTTCACTGAGCAAGCTCCCATCACTGAGCAGTCTGGAGCTTCACGGGTCGAGCTCCTGGAACCCAGCAGGTCCGGAGCTATCTTCGGTTGGCGATATCAGGCAGCTGACATCTTTGCGCCTCGAGGGCTATGATTTATCTTGGTCACAGACCTCTTGGATCGGCAATCTGACGGGCTTGGTGTACCTGCGCATGAATAGTTGCAGTTTCACCGGGCCCATGCCTGATCAGATTGGAACTCTTGCAAAGCTGACACTGCTGGATTTAGAAAATTGCAACTACACCGGGCAACCGGTTCCTTCATGGATCGGAAATCTTACCAGGTTGACAAAGTTGGGGATCCAAGGTTGCCGGCATCCTGGGTCAATCCCCTCGGCAATCGCAAACTTGACCCGGCTTGAAGTTATACGGCTAGGGAACAACAGCCTTGTCG GGAAAATTCCACAATCGTTGTTCGCTTTTCCAGCATTGAAAGTTCTTTCCCTAAAGAACAATCAACTCTCTGGTCATCTTGAAGACATTCCTTTCCCTCTATATTCATCCTTGTCTACTGTTGAGATAAACGACAACCAGTTAACTGGCCATATACCCAAATCAATCCTTCAGCTTAAACATCTTGAATACCTCAACCTTGAATCAAATAGATTGTCAGGCACAATCAAACTAAGCCCTTTCTGGAGGTTGGAGAAACTCTTTTTTCTTAGTCTATCCAATAACAAGATATCAATCGCCGACGAAGAAGGAGGTGATGTTTTAAACTCTCTTCCTAACATCTACCAGATACACCTTGCATCCTGCAATCTCACAAAATTTCCGGGTTCCCTGAGATATCTAGATAAAGTTTCCGTTCTTGACCTTTCAAGTAATCAAATAAATGATGTTATACCAAGTTGGGTATGGGAGAATTGGAAGAACCAGCTTGAGAGTTTGAATCTCTCGCGCAACATGTTCACTGCTTTGGAGAAGTTTCCTTCTCTTGTTCATATGCCAAATCTAACTGTTCTTGATCTCAGTTTTAATAGGCTTCAAGGCAGTATACCAATACCCGTAACTGCAATGCCTGGGAAAGTATTGGATTATTCAAACAATAACTTCTCTTCCATTCTTCCTGACTTTGGAAGATATATTAGAAGCTTCTACCTCAATTTGTCCAAGAATAAATTAAATGGTCATGTACCATCTTCCATCTGCAGTGCAAGCAATCTCAATATCTTGGACCTGTCTTACAACAATTTTAGTGGATCACTCCCATCATGCCTTATAGGAAGTGGGAAACTAGCCGTGTTGAAGTTGAGAGAAAATCAATTCAATGGGACGTTGCCTGAAAATATTAGAGAGGAATGCAAGTTTCGAACAATAGATTTGAACAGAAATCAAATTGAAGGCGAACTaccaagatcattgtcaaactgtCAACAGTTAGAGCTTCTTGATGTTGGTAACAATCAGGTCCGCGGTTCCTTTCCATCTTGGTTGGGAATTCTTCCAAAGCTTAGGGTCCTTGTCTTACGGTCCAACCAGCTCAATGGAACAATAAGGGATCTCGATGGTGACTGTGGAACCATCAACCAGTTCCCAAGTTTGCAAATACTCTGTTTGGCTTCCAACAGATTCTATGGACACCTGCCAAAAGGATGGTTCAATAAATTCAAAGCAATGATGGAAAATGTCAATGAGGAGGGACGAGTTTTAGGGTATTACACAAACACGACACATGGATTTTATCAAGACACTGTTACCATCACACTTAAGGGATCCAACCTTATTTTCACCAAGATTCTAACTACTTTCAAAGCAATCGATTTCTCAAATAACTCATTTGATGGTCCTATTCCAGAGTCAATTGGGAATCTTGTTTCGCTCCACGGGGTTAATATGTCATCCAACAATTTCACGGGACAAATGCCATCTAGCCTCAGTAACTTGTCTCAGCTGGAATCGTTGGACCTCTCCTGGAACCGGATTTCAGGGGAAATCCCGCAAGTGCTGACCTCTCTAACCTCTCTTGCTTGGTTGAATCTTTCATACAACAACTTGGTTGGAAGAATACCGCAGGGCAACCAGTTCTTGTCATTTCCCAATAGTTCATTTGAAGGCAACGTGGGGCTATGTGGAGGTCCACTCTCTAAACAATGTGAGACTACAGATTCAACTGCCTCAAGTGCATTGGCCCCTCCTGAACCTTATAATTTGTGGCAGGATAGACTTGATGCCATCCTTCTCTTCACATTTGTTGGCCTGGGGTTTGGAGTGGGCTTTGCATCGGCAATTACGTTCCGAATGTTTTGCCACATCAAAGGATTGGACTGCAAGCAATGGTAA
- the LOC123143392 gene encoding uncharacterized protein: protein MEEGAAAGVAGGGAHEGESLTSGRRPPGFDGVRIKAMRGAIQGHPLAHESHVQGAQMDGYRSSLNQGNNGTFWDERQVCIPAEEQQSPAGRSTRSVRSRGRRTKNFSDKEDNMLVLAWLNIGMEVAPGNEQVRSYWQRIYCYFHRNRNFESDRNQNSLTHRWSTIQEHVQKFCWCYDRIGCKNGITEEERIVQALGVYKSEEKKAFGFLHCWNTLHAHQKWTDRLSQKKQKTTSNSSPGTFALGTNSIRLDDEADARSPKNEDLGSDDGGDCGHEQVQALECALQEQPLDHKSHLQVATMDGYTYRSLLNQGNKEPFWDDRQLGSSSAEEQQSPIEQAIPSMPTNIKRTENFSDMEDYMLVLAWLNISMDAAQGNEQTCSTYWQRMHCYFHENRNFESDRSQNSLLHRWSTIQEHVQKFCRCYDRVGRRSVMTEKDKIVQALEVYKAEEKKAFGFLHCWNTLQVHKKWTDMLSQKKQKTTPNSSPDTSNSRWPDGEAEVPTPENEPLERPIGSMAEKEQLQPCKSSVSPNDNIYMEAADHLWSNKRVAESVKELKEDEHFEQACALEEERIANGKDMIAHKRKKLEVKERELEFKRKKLEVRERELELQRRLEDGRIMDMDISAMTGRQQQFYMSLQSEIIARRCNSSK from the exons atggaggagggggcggccgcggGCGTCGCCGGCGGAGGCGCCCACGAGGGGGAGAGCCTCACCTCCGGGAGGCGGCCCCCGGGCTTCGACGGGGTCCGCATCAAGGCCATGCGGGGCGCCATCCAGGGACATCCTCTCGCCCACGAGTCCCACGTGCAG GGTGCCCAAATGGATGGTTACAGGAGCTCGCTGAATCAGGGAAACAACGGCACATTTTGGGACGAGCGTCAAGTCTGTATCCCAGCTGAGGAGCAGCAGTCGCCAGCTGGACGGTCTACTCGGTCCGTGAGATCAAGGGGCAGGAGAACAAAAAATTTCAGCGATAAGGAAGACAACATGCTGGTGTTGGCATGGCTGAATATCGGCATGGAAGTAGCACCAGGGAACGAGCAAGTTCGTTCTTATTGGCAGAGGATATATTGTTACTTCCACCGGAACAGGAACTTTGAGTCGGATCGCAATCAAAATTCCCTCACTCACCGTTGGTCTACCATTCAGGAACACGTTCAGAAATTCTGCTGGTGTTATGACCGGATTGGGTGTAAAAACGGGATCACAGAGGAAGAAAGG ATAGTTCAGGCGTTGGGAGTGTACAAATCAGAAGAGAAGAAAGCGTTTGGTTTCTTGCATTGTTGGAATACCTTACACGCCCATCAAAAGTGGACTGATAGGTTGTCTCAGAAAAAACAGAAGACAACCTCCAATTCAAGCCCGGGTACATTTGCTCTTGGAACCAACTCAATTCGGCTTGACGATGAAGCAGATGCTCGTAGTCCAAAAAACGAGGACTTGGGCTCGGACGATGGAGGGGACTGTGGGCATGAGCAGGTTCAGGCCCTGGAGTGCGCCCTCCAGGAGCAGCCTCTCGACCACAAGTCCCATCTTCAG GTTGCCACAATGGATGGTTATACCTACAGGAGCTTGTTGAATCAGGGAAACAAGGAACCATTTTGGGATGACCGTCAACTTGGTAGTAGCTCAGCTGAGGAGCAACAATCGCCAATTGAACAAGCTATTCCGTCCATGCCAACAAACATCAAGAGAACAGAAAATTTCAGCGATATGGAAGACTATATGTTGGTGTTGGCATGGCTAAATATCAGTATGGATGCAGCACAAGGGAATGAGCAGACTTGTTCCACTTATTGGCAGAGAATGCATTGTTACTTCCACGAGAACAGGAACTTCGAGTCAGATCGTAGTCAAAATTCTCTCTTGCACCGTTGGTCGACCATTCAAGAACACGTACAGAAGTTCTGTAGATGTTATGACCGTGTTGGGCGTAGAAGCGTGATGACAGAGAAAGATAAG ATTGTTCAGGCATTGGAAGTGTACAAGGCAGAAGAAAAGAAAGCGTTTGGTTTCTTGCATTGTTGGAATACCTTACAGGTCCATAAAAAATGGACTGATATGTTATCTCAGAAAAAACAGAAGACGACACCCAATTCAAGTCCAGACACGTCCAACTCACGTTGGCCTGATGGTGAAGCGGAGGTTCCTACTCCAGAAAATGAGCCTTTGGAAAGACCAATAGGTAGTATGGCGGAGAAAGAACAATTACAACCTTGTAAAAGTTCTGTCTCTCCAAATGATAATATTTACATGGAAGCGGCAGATCATCTGTGGTCAAATAAGAGAGTGGCGGAGAGTGTGAAAGAGCTCAAGGAAGACGAGCACTTTGAACAAGCATGTGCACTAGAAGAAGAGAGGATAGCAAATGGAAAAGACATGATAGCACACAAGAGAAAAAAGCTTGAAGTAAAAGAAAGAGAGTTAGAATTCAAGAGAAAGAAGCTGGAAGTAAGGGAAAGAGAGTTGGAACTTCAGAGAAGGTTGGAAGATGGGAGAATAATGGATATGGATATTAGTGCTATGACTGGGCGACAACAACAGTTCTACATGAGCTTGCAGAGTGAGATCATCGCTCGACGATGCAATAGCTCGAAATGA